A single region of the Triplophysa dalaica isolate WHDGS20190420 chromosome 15, ASM1584641v1, whole genome shotgun sequence genome encodes:
- the LOC130437411 gene encoding calpain-1 catalytic subunit-like isoform X1, with protein sequence MPPTQVTKKPRIERTTKGYVGSLTFPVKFLDQDYQELHQNCQVNKKKYDDQKFPPERSSIDPWRKLKLNQDKIKWLRPSQIVTDPQLIVKGVSRFDYAQGSYLGNCWFLASVGALTFQKDILKQVMPAGQSFAKNYSGIFHFRFWRFGKWIDVVIDDKLPTIDGKLIFVHSKTSNEFWPALLEKAYAKVCGSYADTHAGLVSEALKDFTGGVHLRFELKTAPSNLWELMDRAAKAKALIGCGTPQGKTSANTVLPNGIVEGHAYTVTGVFKVTYQGQPVNLVRVLNPWGHGEWTGDWSDRSLLWNQVSEKERTRCRSLANDGEFWISMEDFTKRFEDMDICCLEPDFLGGSSKCHWTSTYYNGSWEAGTTAGGCMNHQDTFWTNPQFRFRIEELDEDCAGGNCPENILVCLMQIHEKKNRSLVSNHSIGFCVFPVPTGVKDEVGKFPAKFFTRIRPVADSESFINAREVMSFFKLDPGEYIIIPSTFNPNESATFQLSVFSKSESHERNKKLVMTYV encoded by the exons ATGCCTCCAACTCAAGTGACCAAAAAACCCCGTATTGAACGCACCACTAAAGGTTATGTGGGTTCTCTCACCTTTCCTGTGAAATTCCTGGATCAGGACTATCAGGAGTTGCACCAGAATTGCCAGgtcaataaaaagaaatatgacGATCAGAAGTTCCCTCCCGAAAGGAGCTCCATTGATCCGTGGAGGAAGCTTAAATTGAATCAGGACAAAATCAAGTGGTTGAGACCATCT CAAATAGTGACAGACCCTCAGCTAATTGTAAAGGGGGTTTCGAGGTTTGACTATGCCCAAGGATCCTATTTAG GGAACTGCTGGTTTCTTGCTTCAGTTGGAGCTTTAACCTTCCAGAAGGATATATTGAAACAGGTCATGCCAGCTGGCCAGTCATTCGCTAAGAACTATTCGGGGATATTTCACTTCAGA TTCTGGCGTTTTGGGAAATGGATTGATGTGGTGATTGATGATAAACTGCCAACAATTGACGGCAAActcatttttgttcattcaaaaaCATCCAATGAGTTTTGGCCCGCTTTGCTGGAGAAAGCTTATGCCAA GGTGTGTGGCTCCTATGCTGACACACATGCTGGTTTAGTGTCAGAGGCCCTCAAGGACTTTACTGGTGGGGTGCATTTGCGTTTTGAGCTGAAAACAGCTCCTTCTAACTTGTGGGAACTGATGGATCGAGCAGCCAAAGCAAAAGCACTGATAGGGTGTGGCACTCCTCAGGGG AAAACGTCTGCGAACACAGTATTACCTAATGGCATAGTTGAGGGTCATGCATATACGGTGACAGGGGTTTTCAAG GTAACATACCAAGGACAACCAGTAAACCTGGTGAGAGTGTTAAACCCATGGGGACATGGTGAGTGGACCGGTGATTGGAGTGACAG ATCCTTGTTGTGGAACCAAGTGAGTGAAAAGGAGAGAACCAGGTGCCGTTCATTGGCCAATGACGGGGAGTTCTG GATATCAATGGAGGATTTTACCAAACGCTTTGAAGACATGGATATTTGTTGCCTCGAACCTGATTTTTTGGGTGGCTCCTCGAAATGTCACTGGACGTCCACTTACTATAATGGCAGCTGGGAGGCTGGAACAACAGCTGGTGGATGCATGAATCATCAAG ACACCTTCTGGACAAACCCACAGTTTAGGTTTAGGATTGAAGAGCTTGATGAGGACTGTGCTGGTGGAAATTGCCCTGAAAACATACTGGTGTGTCTCATGCAGATccatgaaaagaaaaacagaagtcTTGTGTCTAACCACTCCATTGGCTTCTGTGTTTTTCCG gtACCAACAGGG GTGAAAGATGAGGTAGGGAAATTCCCAGCCAAGTTCTTTACTCGCATACGACCTGTGGCAGATTCTGAGAGCTTTATCAATGCAAGAGAAGTGATGAGTTTCTTCAAGCTTGACCCAGGGGAGTATATCATCATACCGTCCACTTTCAACCCTAATGAAAGTGCCACATTTCAGCTATCAGTCTTCTCAAAAAGTGAATCTCACGAGAGAAATAAGAAACTTGTGATGACATATGTATGA
- the LOC130437411 gene encoding calpain-1 catalytic subunit-like isoform X2, which yields MPPTQVTKKPRIERTTKGYVGSLTFPVKFLDQDYQELHQNCQVNKKKYDDQKFPPERSSIDPWRKLKLNQDKIKWLRPSQIVTDPQLIVKGVSRFDYAQGSYLGNCWFLASVGALTFQKDILKQVMPAGQSFAKNYSGIFHFRFWRFGKWIDVVIDDKLPTIDGKLIFVHSKTSNEFWPALLEKAYAKVCGSYADTHAGLVSEALKDFTGGVHLRFELKTAPSNLWELMDRAAKAKALIGCGTPQGKTSANTVLPNGIVEGHAYTVTGVFKVTYQGQPVNLVRVLNPWGHGEWTGDWSDRSLLWNQVSEKERTRCRSLANDGEFWISMEDFTKRFEDMDICCLEPDFLGGSSKCHWTSTYYNGSWEAGTTAGGCMNHQDTFWTNPQFRFRIEELDEDCAGGNCPENILVCLMQIHEKKNRSLVSNHSIGFCVFPVPTGASER from the exons ATGCCTCCAACTCAAGTGACCAAAAAACCCCGTATTGAACGCACCACTAAAGGTTATGTGGGTTCTCTCACCTTTCCTGTGAAATTCCTGGATCAGGACTATCAGGAGTTGCACCAGAATTGCCAGgtcaataaaaagaaatatgacGATCAGAAGTTCCCTCCCGAAAGGAGCTCCATTGATCCGTGGAGGAAGCTTAAATTGAATCAGGACAAAATCAAGTGGTTGAGACCATCT CAAATAGTGACAGACCCTCAGCTAATTGTAAAGGGGGTTTCGAGGTTTGACTATGCCCAAGGATCCTATTTAG GGAACTGCTGGTTTCTTGCTTCAGTTGGAGCTTTAACCTTCCAGAAGGATATATTGAAACAGGTCATGCCAGCTGGCCAGTCATTCGCTAAGAACTATTCGGGGATATTTCACTTCAGA TTCTGGCGTTTTGGGAAATGGATTGATGTGGTGATTGATGATAAACTGCCAACAATTGACGGCAAActcatttttgttcattcaaaaaCATCCAATGAGTTTTGGCCCGCTTTGCTGGAGAAAGCTTATGCCAA GGTGTGTGGCTCCTATGCTGACACACATGCTGGTTTAGTGTCAGAGGCCCTCAAGGACTTTACTGGTGGGGTGCATTTGCGTTTTGAGCTGAAAACAGCTCCTTCTAACTTGTGGGAACTGATGGATCGAGCAGCCAAAGCAAAAGCACTGATAGGGTGTGGCACTCCTCAGGGG AAAACGTCTGCGAACACAGTATTACCTAATGGCATAGTTGAGGGTCATGCATATACGGTGACAGGGGTTTTCAAG GTAACATACCAAGGACAACCAGTAAACCTGGTGAGAGTGTTAAACCCATGGGGACATGGTGAGTGGACCGGTGATTGGAGTGACAG ATCCTTGTTGTGGAACCAAGTGAGTGAAAAGGAGAGAACCAGGTGCCGTTCATTGGCCAATGACGGGGAGTTCTG GATATCAATGGAGGATTTTACCAAACGCTTTGAAGACATGGATATTTGTTGCCTCGAACCTGATTTTTTGGGTGGCTCCTCGAAATGTCACTGGACGTCCACTTACTATAATGGCAGCTGGGAGGCTGGAACAACAGCTGGTGGATGCATGAATCATCAAG ACACCTTCTGGACAAACCCACAGTTTAGGTTTAGGATTGAAGAGCTTGATGAGGACTGTGCTGGTGGAAATTGCCCTGAAAACATACTGGTGTGTCTCATGCAGATccatgaaaagaaaaacagaagtcTTGTGTCTAACCACTCCATTGGCTTCTGTGTTTTTCCG gtACCAACAGGGGCaa GTGAAAGATGA
- the vcpkmt gene encoding protein-lysine methyltransferase METTL21D: MAADEELEDYFVREIEKNNGSVLRMYQCSKGDVGCVVWDAAIVLSKYLETQQFYNVESDASTWSAKTIIELGAGTGLVGLVAATLGANVTVTDLEDLQHLLRLNIRKNQGLIRTGSITAKVLKWGKNVEDFLPHPHYILMADCIYYEQSVEPLAETLKLLAGPETHIICCYEQRTVGVNPEIEKRFFELLLQDFQSEEVPLEKQDSEFSSPDIHLLHLRRKAI; this comes from the exons ATGGCGGCAGATGAGGAGCTGGAGGATTATTTTgttagagagatagagaaaaacaATGGATCTGTTTTAAGAATGTATCAGTGCAGTAAAGGAGATGTGGGCTGTGTAGTATGGGACGCTGCTAttgttttatcaaaatatttggAAACGCAACAGTTTTACAATGTTGAGTCTGATGCTAGTACATGGTCAGCCAAAACCATTATTGAACTGGGCGCAGGAACAGGACTCGTGGGTCTCGTGGCTGCCACTCTAGG GGCTAATGTCACAGTAACAGACCTGGAAGACCTGCAACATCTTCTACGACTGAACATTAGGAAGAATCAAGGACTCATCCGTACAGGCTCAATTACTGCCAAGGTACTAAAATG GGGAAAAAATGTGGAAGACTTCCTACCTCATCCTCATTACATTCTGATGGCTGACTGTATCTACTATGAGCAG TCTGTAGAGCCTCTAGCGGAGACTCTGAAACTCCTCGCTGGGCCTGAGACACACATCATCTGCTGCTATGAGCAACGCACTGTTGGTGTCAATCCTGAGATAGAAAAGAGATTCTTTGAG TTACTTCTGCAAGACTTCCAGTCAGAAGAGGTCCCACTAGAAAAACAAGACTCAGAGTTTAGCAGTCCTGACATTCATCTCCTTCATCTGCGACGCAAAGCAATCTAA